Proteins from a single region of Thalassophryne amazonica chromosome 22, fThaAma1.1, whole genome shotgun sequence:
- the atp6v1e1b gene encoding V-type proton ATPase subunit E 1 — MALSDADVQKQIKHMMAFIEQEANEKAEEIDAKAEEEFNIEKGRLVQTQRLKIMEYYEKKEKQIEQQKKIQMSNLMNQARLKVLKARDDMILELLNEACQRLASIAKDPSKYPALLDGLVLQGLYQLLEPKVTIRCRKRDVQLVQASIQRNIPIYKSAVKTNVEVRIDQDNFLSPDVSGGIEIYNSDGKIKVSNTLESRLDLMAQQMMPEIRVALFGANPNRKFMD, encoded by the exons ATGGCGCTGAGCGACGCGGACGTCCAGAAACAG ATCAAGCATATGATGGCCTTTATCGAGCAGGAGGCCAATGAGAAGGCAGAAGAAATAGATGCAAAG GCAGAGGAAGAGTTCAACATAGAGAAGGGCCGCCTGGTCCAAACTCAAAGGCTGAAGATAATGGAGTACTACGAGAAGAAAGAGAAGCAGATTGAGCAGCAGAAGAAAAT TCAGATGTCAAATTTGATGAACCAGGCTCGACTGAAGGTACTAAAGGCCCGCGATGACATGATCTTG GAATTGCTGAATGAGGCGTGCCAGCGGCTCGCCAGTATTGCAAAAGATCCATCCAAGTATCCAGCTCTATTGGACGGGTTGGTTTTACAG GGGCTCTATCAACTTTTGGAGCCCAAAGTGACTATTCGCTGCCGTAAACGGGATGTTCAGTTGGTGCAG GCATCCATCCAGAGGAATATTCCCATATATAAATCCGCTGTGAAGACCAATGTGGAGGTCCGCATTGACCAGGACAACTTTCTCTCCCCAGATGT TTCTGGAGGCATTGAGATCTATAATAGCGATGGGAAGATTAAGGTGTCCAACACCCTGGAGAGTAGGTTGGACCTCATGGCTCAGCAG atgatgcctGAAATCCGTGTGGCTCTCTTTGGTGCCAACCCAAACCGCAAGTTTATGGACTGA
- the ada2b gene encoding adenosine deaminase 2-A — MAIPICQAVIACVPLLWLVRVTDGMPDPTQRDMLIQQEASRQTGGRVVLTAAEQKLNTYLHWLKKREMSAAQFPPAFHFFKAKPLIQRSSIFRLLQKMPKGAALHIHSSSLVSVEWLVKNATYRPHCYICFTWDKSVRFLFSYHQPFPWWDCFYWQLLSDLRARIGDPTSFDNSLMQHLTLFTEDPEGAYSNQDVVWERFEKAFMAASGLITHAPVLRDYFYRGLEELHQDNIMYLELRSGLSQTYELDGTTHDKVWSLKTFQEVTKKFIGDHPDFLGARVIISAHRTLSVSEAKTAVKEAVKLQKDFPDVVVGFDMVGREDRGRTLWYYREALCLPAELLPYFFHAGETDDEGTDVDQNILDALLFNTTRIGHGYALARHPLAKEISRKRNVALELCPISNQVLKLVSDLRNHPAAVLLSEGHPMVISSDDPSLFGTTGLSYDFYQAFVGIGGLKANLGTLKELAMNSIRYSSLPPRVKDAALVMWQKRWDTFVLENSLLTISGPV; from the exons ATGGCCATCCCAATCTGCCAAGCTGTGATTGCATGTGTGCCCCTTCTGTGGTTGGTGCGGGTGACTGACGGGATGCCTGACCCGACTCAGAGGGACATGCTGATCCAGCAAGAGGCTTCCAGGCAGACGGGAGGCCGAGTGGTGCTGACTGCGGCTGAGCAGAAACTCAACACTTACCTCCACTGGCTCAAGAAGCGAGAGATGTCTGCGGCACAGTTCCCGCCTGCATTTCACTTCTTCAAAGCAAAGCCTCTCATCCAAAGAAGCTCCATCTTTCGACTGCTGCAGAAGATGCCCAAAG GTGCAGCCCTCCACATTCACAGCTCCTCTCTGGTTAGTGTTGAGTGGCTGGTGAAGAACGCCACCTACAGGCCACACTGCTACATCTGCTTCACATGGGACAAGTCAGTCCGCTTTCTTTTCTCCTATCACCAGCCTTTCCCATGGTGGGACTGCTTCTACTGGCAGCTGCTATCAGACTTGAGAGCCAGAATAGGAGACCCTACAAGCTTTGACAACAG TTTAATGCAGCACCTCACGCTCTTCACTGAAGATCCAGAGGGTGCATACTCCAATCAAGATGTTGTGTGGGAGAGGTTTGAGAAAGCCTTCATGGCAGCTTCTGGGCTAATCACTCATGCCCCCGTACTAAGGGACTACTTCTACAGGGGCCTAGAAGAGCTTCACCAAGACAACATCATGTATTTGGAACTTCGGAGTGGTCTGTCACAG ACGTACGAGCTCGATGGAACCACCCACGATAAAGTCTGGTCTTTGAAAACCTTTCAAGAAGTAACCAAGAAATTTATAGGAGATCACCCAGACTTTCTCGGAGCTCGCGTCATAATTTCTGCCCACAG GACTCTGAGTGTATCCGAGGCTAAAACGGCAGTAAAAGAGGCTGTTAAGTTGCAGAAGGACTTTCCGGATGTTGTTGTAGGTTTTGACATG GTTGGCAGGGAGGACAGAGGAAGGACTCTGTGGTATTACAGGGAGGCTCTTTGTTTACCTGCAGAACTACTGCCGTATTTCTTCCACGCAGGAGAGACAG ACGATGAAGGCACCGATGTGGATCAGAACATTCTTGATGCCCTCTTGTTCAACACCACCCGCATTGGGCATGGCTATGCTTTGGCACGCCATCCACTTGCCAAGGAGATTTCCAGGAAAAGAAATGTGGCCTTGGAGCTTTGCCCCATCTCAAACCAG GTGCTGAAGCTGGTTTCAGATCTTCGTAACCATCCCGCGGCTGTGCTTCTGTCAGAGGGCCACCCGATGGTGATCAGCTCTGATGATCCATCTCTCTTTGGCACCACAGGCCTCTCTTATGACTTCTACCAAGCATTTGTCGGCATTGGGGGGCTAAAAGCAAATCTGGGAACTCTGAAAGAACTGGCTATGAACTCTATCAG GTACAGCTCTCTGCCACCTCGTGTGAAGGATGCGGCCCTGGTCATGTGGCAGAAGAGGTGGGACACTTTTGTTTTGGAAAACTCATTGCTGACAATCAGTGGACCCGTTTGA